A window of Ruminococcus champanellensis 18P13 = JCM 17042 contains these coding sequences:
- a CDS encoding acyl-CoA dehydratase activase, giving the protein MQTQYSLGIDVGSTTVKTVVIDDAKQIIRSRYQRHYSRIKETVSEQLEQIAGEYPDSLFTLCITGSAGLGLANHADLPFVQEVHAAFIAVKEAYPDTDVVIELGGEDAKIIFLTGGVEQRMNGSCAGGTGAFIDQMATLLGVTADELDRLALQAEQVYPIASRCGVFAKSDIQPLLNQGARREDISASIFQAVVDQTVSGLAQGRQIQGKVLFLGGPLSFQKGLRKAFVQTLGLDDAHAVFPETAPVFVAYGCALFAKEGGTPMRLSDCLEKLQKARGGEQRMTGRRLFEDRAEYEAFIQRHKQHDLKYADLHTYTGDAYLGVDAGSTTTKLVLITGKGELLYSHYASNQGQPLDKIAEKLREIYREKNPAMRIRASAVTGYGEELMKDGLGMDFGIVETVAHYRAASYFCPDVDFIIDIGGQDIKCFKIKNHTIDSIMLNEACSSGCGSFIQSFAQAMGYDIAEFSQLGLFARNPVDLGSRCTVFMNSSVKQAQKDGATVEDISAGLSASIIKNAIYKVIRAKSVEELGQNIVVQGGTFLNDAVLRSFEQELGRNVIRPAISGLMGAFGAALYAMEHQKAESTLISPEALAQFSYTTRAATCKGCTAHCSLSIVRFSDGHTYISGNRCEKGAGKAKGTSLPSMMAIKYDRILHTNDTKSAHPKARVGLPMALSFYEQMPFWHAFFNVLGFETVRSEESDRNVYYKGQHTIASDTICYPAKLTHGHIESLLEQKVDFIFYPCMSYNIDEGENDNHYNCPVVAYYPELLKANNPKLNKQNFRFPYMDLNQPKNVARVMQETLADYVITRKQTKAATEAAFAAQKQYREWVIAEGQRVIAQAREAGKPIIVLAGRPYHIDPEINHGIHKLITSLDMAVVTEDCVAHLGHVQDLQILNQWTYHARLYRAAEYVTTQPDMQLVQLVSFGCGIDAITTDEVRSILERKGKFYTQLKIDEINNLGAAKIRLRSLVAAMEQT; this is encoded by the coding sequence ATGCAAACACAGTATTCATTGGGCATCGACGTGGGCTCCACCACGGTAAAAACCGTCGTGATCGACGACGCAAAGCAAATCATCCGTTCCAGATATCAGCGGCATTATTCCCGGATCAAGGAAACCGTTTCCGAACAGCTGGAGCAGATTGCCGGAGAGTACCCGGACAGCCTGTTCACCCTGTGCATCACCGGCTCCGCAGGGCTGGGGCTTGCCAATCATGCAGACCTGCCCTTTGTGCAGGAGGTGCATGCGGCATTCATCGCCGTGAAGGAAGCATATCCGGACACGGACGTGGTGATCGAACTGGGCGGCGAGGATGCCAAGATCATCTTTCTGACCGGAGGCGTGGAGCAGCGTATGAACGGCTCCTGCGCCGGAGGCACCGGGGCATTCATCGACCAGATGGCAACCCTGCTGGGTGTCACCGCCGACGAGCTGGATCGGCTGGCATTGCAGGCGGAGCAGGTATACCCCATTGCCTCCCGCTGCGGCGTATTTGCAAAATCCGACATTCAGCCCCTGCTGAACCAGGGAGCACGTCGGGAGGATATCTCCGCCAGCATCTTTCAGGCGGTGGTGGATCAGACTGTATCCGGTCTGGCACAGGGCAGACAAATTCAGGGAAAGGTGCTGTTTCTGGGGGGGCCCCTGTCCTTCCAGAAGGGACTCCGAAAGGCGTTTGTGCAGACTTTGGGACTGGACGATGCCCATGCGGTATTCCCGGAAACGGCACCGGTGTTCGTGGCATACGGCTGCGCCCTGTTCGCCAAGGAAGGCGGCACTCCCATGCGCCTGTCAGACTGCCTGGAAAAGCTGCAGAAGGCACGGGGCGGTGAACAGCGCATGACCGGCAGACGGCTGTTTGAGGATCGGGCGGAATATGAAGCCTTCATCCAACGGCACAAGCAGCACGACCTGAAGTATGCGGATCTGCACACCTACACCGGGGACGCATACCTGGGAGTGGACGCAGGCTCTACCACCACTAAGCTGGTGCTCATCACCGGCAAGGGAGAGCTGCTGTACTCCCACTATGCCTCCAACCAGGGGCAGCCTCTGGACAAGATCGCCGAAAAGCTCCGGGAAATCTACCGGGAAAAGAACCCTGCCATGCGGATCCGGGCATCCGCCGTTACCGGCTACGGCGAGGAGCTGATGAAGGACGGGCTGGGCATGGATTTCGGCATCGTGGAGACCGTCGCCCACTACCGGGCGGCATCCTACTTCTGTCCGGATGTGGATTTCATCATCGACATCGGAGGGCAGGACATCAAATGCTTCAAGATCAAGAATCACACCATTGACAGCATCATGCTCAACGAGGCATGCTCCTCCGGCTGCGGCTCCTTTATCCAGAGCTTTGCCCAGGCAATGGGATACGATATTGCGGAATTTTCCCAGTTGGGGCTGTTTGCACGGAATCCGGTGGATCTGGGATCCCGGTGCACTGTGTTCATGAACAGCAGCGTCAAGCAGGCACAGAAGGACGGGGCAACGGTGGAGGATATTTCCGCCGGTCTGTCCGCATCCATCATCAAGAACGCCATTTACAAGGTGATCCGGGCAAAGTCCGTGGAGGAACTGGGGCAGAACATCGTGGTGCAGGGGGGAACCTTCCTGAACGATGCAGTATTGCGCTCCTTTGAGCAGGAGCTGGGCAGAAACGTGATCCGGCCTGCCATTTCCGGGCTGATGGGGGCATTCGGCGCCGCCCTGTATGCCATGGAGCATCAGAAGGCGGAAAGCACGCTGATTTCTCCGGAAGCGTTGGCACAGTTCAGCTACACCACCAGGGCGGCAACCTGCAAGGGCTGTACCGCCCATTGCAGCCTGAGCATCGTGCGCTTCTCCGACGGGCATACCTACATTTCCGGCAACCGGTGCGAAAAGGGTGCAGGCAAGGCAAAGGGTACCTCCCTGCCCAGCATGATGGCGATCAAATACGACCGGATCCTGCACACCAACGATACCAAGTCGGCGCATCCCAAGGCAAGGGTGGGGCTGCCCATGGCACTGTCCTTCTATGAGCAGATGCCCTTCTGGCACGCCTTTTTCAACGTCCTGGGATTTGAAACGGTACGGTCGGAGGAAAGCGACAGAAACGTATACTACAAGGGGCAGCATACCATTGCGTCGGACACCATCTGCTATCCGGCAAAGCTGACCCACGGACATATTGAAAGCCTGCTGGAGCAGAAAGTGGACTTCATTTTCTACCCCTGCATGAGCTATAATATTGACGAAGGGGAAAATGACAATCACTACAACTGTCCGGTTGTGGCATATTACCCGGAGCTGCTGAAGGCCAATAATCCAAAGCTCAACAAGCAGAATTTCCGGTTCCCCTATATGGATCTGAATCAACCGAAAAACGTGGCAAGAGTCATGCAGGAGACCCTGGCAGACTACGTCATCACCCGGAAGCAGACCAAAGCGGCAACGGAAGCCGCCTTTGCGGCCCAGAAGCAATACCGGGAATGGGTCATTGCAGAGGGGCAGAGGGTCATTGCCCAGGCACGGGAGGCAGGCAAGCCCATCATCGTGCTGGCAGGCAGACCCTATCACATCGACCCGGAGATCAACCATGGAATCCACAAGCTCATCACCTCCCTGGACATGGCAGTGGTGACGGAGGACTGCGTGGCGCATCTGGGACATGTACAGGATTTGCAGATCCTGAACCAGTGGACCTATCATGCACGGCTGTACCGGGCGGCAGAATATGTGACCACCCAACCGGATATGCAGCTGGTACAGCTGGTATCCTTCGGCTGCGGCATTGACGCCATCACCACCGATGAGGTGCGCTCCATCCTGGAGCGGAAGGGGAAATTCTATACCCAGCTGAAAATAGACGAGATCAACAACCTGGGAGCAGCAAAGATCCGGCTGCGCAGCCTAGTTGCCGCCATGGAACAGACATAA
- the recJ gene encoding single-stranded-DNA-specific exonuclease RecJ, with product MKKWSITRPDEAAAGALTKGSDLEPLCAVVLAARGIRTVQAAADFLGSDELSDPFLIRDMQEAAEVINEAVESGKPICVYGDYDCDGVTATVMLYSYLECLGADVRFYIPERSEGYGMNEASIRQLAQEGVSLIITVDNGIAALAEAELIAQLGMTLVVTDHHQPGECLPRAAAVVNPHRADCPSPYKNLCGAGVALKLIAALDGGGYDMALEQFGDLAAIGTVADIVPLDGENRFLVRRGLEYLQNTEREGLLALIQVAGLAEKPLDAHSIGFMLAPRINAAGRFGSPTLAVRLLLCDDPQEAESLAAQLDQLNTERKAAENAIMQQIDQKLREEPALLHARVLVLAGEGWHPGVIGILAARLVERFGKPCFLLSVEGDTARGSARSFGDFSVYQCLHAASGVLTHWGGHKGAGGMTLSAADLPEFDRLVQQYAREQFPVMPVPELSALLLPPALYTPKQAAGLEVLAPFGAENPEPLFAVVGASVTGVTSTKNGQHSRITLRYGDVNISAFWFFCKPDALPFRQGDACDLLLTIQADSWNGKPCIRARIRDGRLSGTKQSAYFAAQASYEAYWRKEALPRAYYGRMLPARQELIRVYNAIGQEDMPLEALYAACAGTDLNYCKFRICCDIFAERGLIALDPAAGTLRRLPVTAKVQITESQVFLELHRLAENGFT from the coding sequence ATGAAAAAATGGAGCATTACCAGGCCGGATGAGGCAGCGGCGGGTGCGCTGACGAAGGGCAGTGATCTGGAGCCTTTATGTGCGGTGGTGCTTGCCGCAAGGGGTATCCGCACGGTACAGGCGGCGGCGGATTTCCTTGGCTCGGACGAGCTGTCCGACCCCTTCTTGATCCGGGATATGCAGGAAGCGGCGGAGGTCATCAACGAAGCGGTGGAATCCGGCAAGCCCATCTGTGTGTACGGGGATTACGACTGCGATGGAGTCACCGCCACGGTGATGCTGTACTCTTATCTGGAATGTCTGGGGGCGGATGTGCGGTTTTACATACCCGAGCGCAGCGAGGGCTACGGCATGAACGAAGCCTCCATCCGGCAGCTGGCACAGGAGGGGGTTTCCCTCATTATCACCGTGGACAACGGCATTGCCGCCCTGGCGGAGGCGGAGCTGATCGCCCAGCTGGGCATGACTCTGGTGGTAACGGATCACCATCAGCCGGGAGAATGCCTGCCCCGGGCGGCGGCGGTGGTCAATCCCCACCGGGCGGATTGTCCCAGTCCCTACAAAAACCTGTGCGGCGCAGGGGTTGCCCTGAAGCTGATTGCGGCTCTGGACGGGGGCGGCTACGATATGGCGCTGGAGCAGTTTGGCGACCTTGCCGCCATCGGTACGGTGGCGGATATCGTACCCCTGGATGGGGAAAACCGGTTCCTGGTGCGCCGGGGTCTGGAGTATCTGCAAAACACCGAACGGGAGGGCTTGCTGGCGCTGATCCAGGTGGCAGGTCTGGCAGAAAAGCCCCTGGATGCCCACAGCATCGGTTTTATGCTGGCACCCCGGATCAATGCCGCCGGCAGGTTCGGCTCTCCTACCCTGGCGGTTCGGCTTCTGCTGTGCGATGATCCCCAGGAGGCGGAATCTCTTGCCGCTCAACTGGATCAGCTGAACACGGAGCGGAAGGCTGCGGAAAACGCCATCATGCAGCAGATCGACCAGAAGCTCCGGGAGGAACCGGCTCTGCTTCACGCCCGGGTGCTTGTACTGGCGGGGGAGGGCTGGCATCCCGGAGTCATCGGCATTCTTGCCGCCCGGCTGGTGGAGCGGTTCGGAAAGCCCTGTTTCCTGCTTTCCGTGGAGGGAGACACCGCCCGGGGCTCCGCCCGTTCCTTCGGGGATTTTTCCGTGTACCAGTGCCTGCATGCCGCATCCGGGGTGCTGACGCACTGGGGAGGACACAAGGGCGCCGGCGGCATGACCCTTTCAGCGGCGGATCTTCCGGAATTTGACCGACTGGTGCAGCAGTATGCCAGGGAGCAGTTCCCGGTTATGCCCGTACCGGAGCTTTCCGCCTTGCTGCTGCCCCCCGCTTTGTATACACCCAAACAGGCGGCAGGGCTGGAGGTGCTTGCGCCCTTCGGTGCGGAGAATCCGGAGCCGCTGTTTGCGGTGGTGGGGGCATCCGTCACTGGGGTGACCTCTACGAAAAACGGGCAGCACAGCCGGATCACCCTCCGGTACGGAGACGTGAACATCAGCGCATTCTGGTTTTTCTGCAAGCCGGATGCCCTGCCCTTCCGACAGGGGGATGCCTGTGACTTGCTGCTGACCATCCAGGCGGACAGCTGGAACGGCAAGCCTTGTATCCGGGCAAGGATCCGGGACGGTCGGTTGTCCGGCACCAAACAGAGCGCATACTTTGCCGCCCAGGCAAGCTATGAAGCCTACTGGCGGAAGGAGGCACTGCCCAGGGCGTATTACGGCAGGATGCTGCCTGCCCGGCAGGAGCTGATCCGGGTGTACAATGCCATCGGTCAGGAGGACATGCCCTTGGAAGCGCTGTATGCCGCCTGTGCCGGGACGGATCTGAACTACTGTAAATTTCGCATTTGCTGCGATATTTTCGCAGAGCGGGGATTGATCGCACTGGATCCTGCGGCAGGGACTCTGCGGCGGCTGCCGGTGACCGCCAAGGTGCAGATCACCGAATCCCAGGTGTTCCTGGAGCTGCACAGACTCGCTGAAAACGGTTTTACTTGA